CCGAGGGAACCTTAGGGCGCCTCCGTTACCTTTTAGGAGGCGACCGCCCCAGTCAAACTGCCCGCCTGACACTGTCCCTCGCAAGGATGCACTTGCGCAGGTTAGAATCTGGATATATCAAGGGTGGTATCTCAAGGGCGGCTCCATGAGGGCTGGCGCCCCCACTTCTCAGCCTCCCACCTATCCTGCACAGGACATACCCGGATTCAATGTCAGGTTGCAGTAAAGGTTCACGGGGTCTTTCCGTCTTGTCGCGGGTAGCAAGCATCTGCACTTGCATTGAAACTTCGCCGAGCCCCCCGTTGAGACAGCGCTCCAGTCGTTACGCCATTCATGCGGGTCGGAACTTACCCGACAAGGAATTTCGCTACCTTAGGACCGTTATAGTTACGGCCGCCGTTTGCTGGGGCTTCAGTTTGGAGCTTCGCCTGGAAGAAATTCCAGGCTAACCCCTCCCCTTAACCTTCCAGCACTGGGCAGGCGTCAGACCCTATACATCGCCTTACGGCTTAGCAGAGTCCTGTGTTTTTAGTAAACAGTCGCCAGAGCCACTTTCCTGCGACCCTCTCGAGCTCGGAGAGCAAGTCTCCTCACTCTAACAGGGCACCCCTTCTCCCGAAGTTACGGGGCTAAATTGCCGAGTTCCTTAACGGGGGATCACTCGCGCGCCTTAGAATACTCATCCTGCCTACCTGTGTCGGTTTGCGGTACGGATACCTCTTTCCTGGCTAGGGGCTTTTCTTGGCAGCATGGGATCAGCCAGTTCGCTCCCGTAGGAGCTCCCCATCACCTCTCGGCGTTTACGAGGGCAGGGATTTGCCTCCGCCCTCCGCCTACCGGCTTGGACAGCCTATTCCTCCAGGCTGATGGCCTACCCTTCTGCGTCCCCCCATCGCTCATAGCGGAAAGAGGTAGCGCCGGAATATCAACCGGCTGCCCATCACCTACGCCTTTCGGCCTCGGCTTAGGATCCGGCTAACCCTGAGAGGACGAACCTTGCTCAGGAAACCTTAGGCTTACGGCGAGAGGGATTCTCACCCTCTTTATCGCTACTCATGCCGGCATTCTCACTTGGGGTACCTCCACGAGTCCTCACGGTCTCGCTTCAACGGCCTACCCAACGCTCCCCTACCAACCAGAGAAGCCATAGCTCCTCTGATTCCGCAGCTTCGGCAGCAGGCTTGAGCCCCGAGAATTTTTCGGCGCAGCGCCGCTAGACCAGTAAGCTGTTACGCACTTTTTAAAGGATGGCTGCTTCTAAGCCAACCTCCTGGCTGTCTCAGCAGCACCACTTCCTTTACCACTTAGCCTGCATTTAGGGGCCTTAGCTGGCGGTCTGGGCTGTTCCCCTCTCGACCACGAAGCTTATCCCCCGCGGTCTGACTCCCCGGCTTTGAGGAGAGGTATTCGGAGTTTGGTTGGGTTTGGTAGGCGGGTAAGCCCCCTAGCCCATCCAGTGCTCTACCCCCTCTCCTGACCACCGGAGGCTAGCCCTAAAGCTATTTCGGGGAGAACCAGCTATCTCCAGGTTTGATTGGCCTTTCACCCCTACCCACAGCTCATCCGAGCAGTTTTCAACCTACACCGGTTCGGGCCTCCACGAGGTTTTATCCTCGCTTCACCCTGGCCATGGGTAGATCACCTGGCTTCGGGTCTACGGCAACTGACTCAGCGCCCTGTTCGGACTCGGTTTCCCTGCGGCTCCGCACCAGAGGTGCTTAACCTATGCCAGTTACCGTAACTCGCCGGCTCATTCTCCAAAAGGCACGCAGTCAGGCTGGAAGAAACTAAGTTTCTCCCATAGCCCTTCCACGTATTGTAGGCACATGGTTTCAGGTTCTATTTCACTCCCCTCCCGGGGTTCTTTTCACCTTTCCCTCACGGTACTGGTTCACTATCGGTCGCCAGGGAGTATTTAGCCTTAGGAGGTGGTCCTCCCAGATTCCCACGGAATTCCTCGTGGACCGTGGTACTTGGGAACATAAGGCAGAGAGAAAGGTCTCTTTTCGCCTACGGGGCTATCACCCTCTATGGCGAGGCATTCCAGTCCTCTTCGGCTAAGAGCCTTTTTGGTAACTCTCCGGCCTTGCCCTGGCTTGGCCCCCTTATGTCCCGCTACCCTCAGAGGGCAACGCCCAGGGGCTTTGACACCCTCTGAGTTTGGGCTGTTCCCCGTTCGCTCGCCGCTACTTGGGGAATCGCATTTTGCTTTCTTTTCCTCGGGGTACTGAGATGTTTCAGTTCCCCCGGTTCGCCTCCTCTCCTTGAAGAGAGGATACTGGAGGTTTGCTCCAGTGGGTTGCCCCATTCGGGAATCCCCGGATCAACGCTTGCTTACAGCTACCCGGGGCTTATCGCAGTTAGCCACGCCCTTCATCGCCTCCTGGCGCCAAGGCATCCACCACGTGCCCTTTCTTAACTTGACCGCAAACCTTTGCGCTTCTACGCAAGAAGAAGTATTACAGAGCCTTATTTACTTTTCAAGGTGCGAATGGCAATAGGTATTGTAATGAGTTATCGACTTTTTTGCAAGGGGTTGAACGAGAAACTTTTTAAATATTTCAACCTTTTCAGGAGAGAATTCTAATCAGCTCTTTAGCCACCTCTTCTGGTCCTTTTCTTTCCCAACCAGGTATCCCCAGGCGGGTCCGCATCTGGCCCACAAAGACGCCCCTTTTGAAGAAGGCTTCAAAATATTTTTGTGCCAGTTCATCATGAAGTTCCCTGTACTGGGGTGGACCGAAGATGTTGGCAAAGTAAGAGTGAACAATTCCCGTAGAAGTAGTAGTCCCCTTACTCATTACTGCTCCTTCTGCAAAGACCCTCAACGCTTCCTGGGCGCTGCTGAAGCGTTCAATAATAGGGTGTTCTTCATCAACCTCTTCATAGTTGTTGGCATAGAGCACAAAATCTACTTCCCAACCCTTGATAACATTGGAAAAGGTAGTTACCGGAATTACCACTCGCGCGTTAACTCGGGAGGGGCTCATAATGATTGCCCGGTCTATCTGCCCGAATGCATACCCCGGCTGGAGGTCATCAAGACGCAAAAAAGCTCCGATTTCCGTTCCATAACCCCGGATTTTGCCTTCTGCATCTATCTCTAAGGAGCCCATGTCGTCAGCGATAATGGTCATGTCACTGAGGTTATCCTGAGCCAAAATACGGAATGCTTCCAGAGTTTCAGATTTTCCAGCAGCAGTATCTCCAATCATTAAAATTGTAGCCTTTTTACCGTTTTTAAGGAGAATTCTCACCATTGCACCATGGAAAGGAAGCCTGCCCATTTTCATAACTTTTACATTGTGAAGCGTGAGCACCATCTTTTTAAGATAACCAAAGTATCCAAACATATCCCGGTTGGGGCAGGCGGCAATTAGCAGGTTGTTTTCCTGGTCGTCATAAAACACAGTTGGAAAATCTGCAAGCTGGTCCAGAACATCTCCAGGAACACCAAACAGATACACAGCGTCTGGTTTGCGCTTCAGGTCCTCATCGGTGGCGATTTCGAAAAGGTTGCACAGAGAGAAGCCCAATTCATAAAACTTCTCATGGAAATAAATCAAAACCAGAAGCGGCCCCACTTTAGCAGGGTAACAAAGCCATTCTTCAGGTTTTACATCAACCACTTCCAGGGGGTTGCTGGCAATCTTTCGAAACTGACCGGTGCGTTTATTCATTGGCGGATCCAGAATTAAAGGTGGATAAAGAAGGATTTGTCTTATGATTGGTATGGAGGAAAGTCGCTCCCGATACACGCCTTCCGGTAAAAGGATATCTTTGGGCACTGCTATAGCGGCAACGTTGGTTCCTGCACGAACCTGGCGATATATCCATGGATGCTCTCCGGTAATGTTTTCCTGAAGGTCCCGATATACACTCCGTACCAGGTGGGCCAAGGTTTCTACCGTATTGTTAAAGGTACGATAGGGCCTGCGGTCGAGTGCCGGGGTACCTTCTGGAGAGGTGCAAATCAGGTAACGCTCAAAATCCCGCCAGAAGTTGTAAAGGTATTCAATGAAATCGTTAAAAAGCTGACGGTGCTTTAAAAAAGATTCGCTACCTTCTACCAGGTTAGGCACAAGGTCCAGTGGCATTTTCACCAAAAAGTGGAGAACCTGCAACAAGCGGTCCAGGTCTGCTTCTCCTGGTTCTTCTTTACCAAAAATCTTCAAAAGGAGCGACTTTTGTTCTACCAAGCGCTCCACGCCTTTTTTCAGAATAACCCTGAAAAGTCTACTGGAAAGTAACTCCTCTGGTGTGTCGCATATTCTGTCCTGAACTTTTAAAATGACTTTTCTTCCCACCAGCTTAAACTGTTCATGATTCTTCGTCATGCTTAAATTCCTCTCCCACACTTTCAGTTTCTGCTATTATACAGTAACCCGCAACCACCCCCCATCAACGTAGTAGTTCGAACCTACGCAATAACTTGCTTTTGGCGAACACAAAAACACCATAAAATGAGCCAGTTCTTCAGGCGTTGCAAATCTCCCAATGGGAGCATTTTCCTTAGCAATATTTTCTAAGTATTCTTCGGGTGTCATACCTTTTTCCTTACCCACGATGTTTGCTGTTTTGTACCAGTCAGGAGTAAGAATCAGACCAGGACTCACACAGTTAACCCTTATGTTGTAAGTGATGAATTCATTAGCAAGGCATTTGGAAAACATCACCAGAGCTGCCTTAGTTACATTGTAAATCGGTTCGTAATCAAGGGGTTGTCTGGCGCATATGGACGCATTGTTAATGATTACTCCACCGCCTCGCTTTTGCATGAGAGGTGCTAGCAGGCGGGAAAGACGAACTGCGGCCATGACGTGTAGGTCCCAGTAATACTGCCACCTCGAATCAGGAGCATCGATTATTTTCTCAGCACTACCGGTTCCGGCATTGTTGATCAGGATGTCCACGCCTTCAGGATAAGTACTTTTCACTGCTTCCACAAATTTCTCAATGTCTTCGAGCCTACTAACATCACAGGCAAAGCCCAGTGCTTGTACTCCAAACTCTTCAGAAATTTTT
This portion of the Thermatribacter velox genome encodes:
- a CDS encoding phosphoenolpyruvate carboxykinase gives rise to the protein MTKNHEQFKLVGRKVILKVQDRICDTPEELLSSRLFRVILKKGVERLVEQKSLLLKIFGKEEPGEADLDRLLQVLHFLVKMPLDLVPNLVEGSESFLKHRQLFNDFIEYLYNFWRDFERYLICTSPEGTPALDRRPYRTFNNTVETLAHLVRSVYRDLQENITGEHPWIYRQVRAGTNVAAIAVPKDILLPEGVYRERLSSIPIIRQILLYPPLILDPPMNKRTGQFRKIASNPLEVVDVKPEEWLCYPAKVGPLLVLIYFHEKFYELGFSLCNLFEIATDEDLKRKPDAVYLFGVPGDVLDQLADFPTVFYDDQENNLLIAACPNRDMFGYFGYLKKMVLTLHNVKVMKMGRLPFHGAMVRILLKNGKKATILMIGDTAAGKSETLEAFRILAQDNLSDMTIIADDMGSLEIDAEGKIRGYGTEIGAFLRLDDLQPGYAFGQIDRAIIMSPSRVNARVVIPVTTFSNVIKGWEVDFVLYANNYEEVDEEHPIIERFSSAQEALRVFAEGAVMSKGTTTSTGIVHSYFANIFGPPQYRELHDELAQKYFEAFFKRGVFVGQMRTRLGIPGWERKGPEEVAKELIRILS
- a CDS encoding SDR family NAD(P)-dependent oxidoreductase, translating into MDLELKDKIAVITGGSKGIGEAVARELAREGVHLALCARHKEEVENTARKISEEFGVQALGFACDVSRLEDIEKFVEAVKSTYPEGVDILINNAGTGSAEKIIDAPDSRWQYYWDLHVMAAVRLSRLLAPLMQKRGGGVIINNASICARQPLDYEPIYNVTKAALVMFSKCLANEFITYNIRVNCVSPGLILTPDWYKTANIVGKEKGMTPEEYLENIAKENAPIGRFATPEELAHFMVFLCSPKASYCVGSNYYVDGGWLRVTV